The following are encoded in a window of Geoalkalibacter ferrihydriticus DSM 17813 genomic DNA:
- a CDS encoding glycerophosphodiester phosphodiesterase produces MPSAYLSLPRPRLFGHRGSSAAFPENTLPAFQASVDAGLPYLELDVWASYDGAVVVHHDPTPARTCGIDVAISSLPLDELLCLDAGFSYSTADGGNFPFRGRGVRIPTLEEVLLAFPDTRVNIEIKQASPPIEGLVVETVRRCKAQERVLIASEHDEVLARLRPLCPEIPTNFGFLETTAFFNWARGGCSGRYQPPGQALQIPPHWQRQKLVTVESLAAAHLAGVEVHVWTINDPNEMRALLALGVDGLMSDYPDLLAKIAMGNNSSSHS; encoded by the coding sequence ATGCCTTCGGCTTATCTATCCCTGCCTCGCCCTCGTCTATTCGGTCACCGCGGAAGTTCCGCCGCGTTTCCGGAAAACACCCTGCCCGCCTTTCAAGCTTCAGTGGACGCCGGGCTGCCCTATCTTGAACTCGATGTCTGGGCGAGCTACGACGGCGCGGTGGTCGTGCACCACGACCCGACACCGGCACGGACCTGCGGCATTGATGTTGCGATCAGCAGCCTGCCGCTGGACGAGTTGCTCTGCCTTGATGCAGGCTTTAGCTATTCGACTGCCGATGGCGGGAATTTTCCTTTTCGTGGCCGCGGAGTGCGGATTCCGACCCTGGAAGAAGTGCTGCTGGCATTTCCCGACACGCGCGTCAACATCGAAATCAAGCAGGCGTCGCCGCCCATTGAAGGGCTGGTGGTCGAGACTGTTCGTCGCTGCAAAGCCCAGGAACGCGTCCTGATTGCTTCAGAACACGACGAGGTCCTTGCACGACTGCGTCCTCTATGCCCCGAGATTCCGACCAATTTCGGATTTCTTGAAACCACCGCTTTTTTCAACTGGGCCCGCGGCGGTTGCAGTGGAAGGTATCAGCCACCCGGCCAAGCCCTGCAGATTCCTCCACACTGGCAGAGGCAGAAACTGGTGACTGTGGAGTCTTTGGCGGCTGCCCACCTGGCAGGCGTTGAAGTTCATGTCTGGACCATCAACGACCCCAATGAAATGCGCGCACTACTGGCTCTTGGCGTCGATGGGCTAATGAGCGACTATCCGGATCTACTTGCAAAAATCGCCATGGGAAACAACAGTTCATCCCATTCCTGA
- a CDS encoding arginyltransferase, translating into MHIFQQAQTEELTDCPYLDDQRKSYCYFLASRVDEGEMSLLLAEGWRKFGLYFFRPECPTCRNCIPLRVRVADFAPSRSQRRVLKKGQGLEARFGPLKLTDQIYELYRRHSEGRFDQASDPEDFLYNFYMPSCPGLQTELYYQGELIGAGFLDQGCDCLNSVYFFYDPAFAYLHPGTFSILSEIEYARQIGLAYYYLGYYVPGCMRMGYKDHFRPREHYNWKSGIWTEVKGPPEAPVTVQ; encoded by the coding sequence ATGCACATTTTTCAGCAAGCGCAGACCGAAGAATTGACGGATTGTCCCTACCTCGACGATCAGCGCAAAAGCTATTGTTATTTTCTCGCCAGTCGGGTCGACGAGGGGGAAATGTCTTTGCTGCTCGCCGAGGGTTGGCGCAAATTCGGCCTGTATTTTTTTCGGCCCGAATGCCCCACATGCCGCAACTGCATTCCCTTACGGGTTCGTGTGGCTGACTTTGCCCCTTCGCGCAGCCAGCGCAGGGTATTGAAGAAAGGCCAGGGCTTAGAGGCGCGTTTCGGCCCGCTGAAACTGACCGACCAAATCTATGAACTCTACCGGCGCCATTCAGAAGGCCGTTTTGACCAGGCGAGCGACCCGGAAGATTTCCTCTATAACTTCTATATGCCATCCTGCCCGGGGTTGCAAACCGAACTTTATTATCAAGGCGAACTCATCGGCGCGGGGTTTCTCGATCAGGGCTGCGACTGCCTCAACAGCGTGTACTTTTTCTACGATCCCGCCTTTGCGTATTTGCACCCCGGAACCTTCAGCATTCTCAGCGAAATCGAATATGCGCGGCAGATTGGGCTTGCTTATTACTATCTCGGCTATTATGTGCCCGGCTGTATGCGAATGGGTTACAAGGACCATTTTCGTCCCCGAGAACATTACAATTGGAAAAGCGGAATCTGGACCGAGGTAAAGGGACCTCCGGAAGCTCCTGTCACGGTTCAGTAG
- a CDS encoding DNA-3-methyladenine glycosylase I, translating into MRSQGRCPWVDLRKPDYIAYHDEEWGVPVHDDRRIFEFLVLESAQAGLSWYTILRRRDNYRRLFAGFDPARVARFDERKIQELLQDPGIIRNQAKVKAAVNNACRFLEVQNEFGSFDAYIWRFVDGRPVVNEWRELADYPTTSPQSNALSRDLKQRGFQFIGPTICYAHMQATGMVNDHTLDCFRRREILVSRAVGRVK; encoded by the coding sequence ATGAGATCCCAAGGTCGCTGCCCCTGGGTGGATCTGAGAAAACCCGATTATATCGCCTATCATGACGAGGAATGGGGCGTTCCGGTGCATGACGACCGCCGCATATTTGAGTTTCTGGTACTCGAATCAGCCCAGGCCGGGCTGTCCTGGTACACGATTCTTCGGCGGCGCGACAATTACCGGCGGCTTTTCGCCGGGTTCGATCCGGCTCGGGTGGCGCGCTTTGACGAAAGGAAAATCCAAGAGTTGCTGCAAGATCCGGGCATCATCCGCAATCAGGCGAAAGTTAAAGCTGCCGTCAACAATGCCTGCCGCTTTCTCGAGGTGCAGAACGAGTTCGGTAGTTTCGACGCCTACATCTGGCGCTTTGTTGACGGACGCCCAGTGGTGAACGAGTGGCGTGAGCTGGCTGATTACCCCACCACCTCGCCGCAGTCCAACGCCCTCAGCCGCGATCTCAAGCAGCGTGGTTTTCAATTTATCGGTCCGACCATCTGTTACGCGCACATGCAGGCCACGGGCATGGTCAACGATCACACTCTTGACTGTTTTCGACGGCGGGAAATTCTAGTGTCCCGTGCGGTTGGTCGTGTCAAATAA
- a CDS encoding TIGR01458 family HAD-type hydrolase translates to MTKGVLIDLSGTVHLGEKEIPGAIAAVRSIRESGLPLRFVTNTSRMTRGMLQELLKRLGLAVPPEHIFTAPRALRGYLRQNGLRPFLLVHPRLHEEFADLRQDEPNAVVIGLAEEEFHYANLNAAFRLLRDGAPLLTMGRTRYFEGEDGLQLDAGPFVVALEYAADTQAKVLGKPSADFFLAAVADLGCRPEEVVMIGDDAASDVDGALAAGLRAILVQTGKYRSGDEEKITRPGGMLARDLAEAATMILSTSREQSREGSGK, encoded by the coding sequence ATGACCAAAGGCGTTCTCATCGATTTAAGCGGCACCGTGCACTTGGGCGAGAAAGAAATTCCCGGAGCGATAGCGGCGGTGCGCAGCATTCGGGAAAGCGGTCTGCCCCTGCGGTTCGTTACCAACACCTCACGCATGACTCGGGGCATGCTGCAAGAGCTGCTGAAACGGCTGGGCCTTGCGGTGCCGCCTGAGCATATTTTCACAGCGCCACGCGCGCTGCGCGGCTACCTTCGACAAAATGGGCTGCGGCCCTTTTTGCTGGTTCATCCCCGCCTACATGAAGAATTCGCCGACCTGCGCCAGGATGAGCCCAACGCCGTGGTGATCGGGTTGGCCGAGGAGGAGTTCCATTACGCCAATCTCAATGCCGCCTTCCGTCTGTTGCGCGACGGCGCGCCACTGCTCACCATGGGACGCACCCGCTACTTTGAAGGTGAAGACGGCCTGCAACTCGATGCCGGACCCTTCGTCGTCGCCTTGGAGTACGCCGCCGATACGCAGGCGAAAGTATTGGGGAAACCGTCGGCGGATTTTTTTCTCGCGGCGGTTGCAGACCTTGGTTGCCGGCCTGAAGAAGTGGTGATGATCGGCGATGATGCGGCTTCGGACGTAGACGGAGCCCTGGCGGCGGGGCTGCGGGCCATTCTCGTGCAGACCGGCAAATACCGCAGTGGAGATGAGGAGAAGATCACTCGGCCGGGCGGCATGCTCGCCAGGGATCTCGCTGAGGCGGCCACCATGATTCTGTCGACGAGTCGGGAACAATCGCGGGAGGGGAGCGGCAAATGA
- a CDS encoding dienelactone hydrolase family protein: MKSLFLAVAIVLAAAMPSEAEVTGHEVNYMAGDTLLKGYIAVNDRIDGKRPGVLVVHEWWGLNEYARERARMLAELGYTALAVDMYGQGQTADHPREAGQFAMEVRKNLPLAKERFSAALAMLQQHPSVAADQIAAIGYCFGGSVVLEMARAGLDINGVASFHGSLATDNPAQPGAVNARVRVYNGEDDPMVTGEEIAAFKTEMETAGVDYRFVNYPGAIHSFTNPAADEAGKRFDLPLAYHAEADARSWQDLQEFFNEIFR, from the coding sequence ATGAAAAGCCTGTTTCTCGCAGTCGCCATAGTTCTGGCCGCGGCAATGCCATCCGAGGCCGAGGTCACGGGTCACGAAGTGAACTACATGGCCGGCGACACCCTGCTTAAGGGATATATAGCCGTCAATGATCGCATTGACGGCAAGCGCCCCGGAGTGCTGGTGGTACATGAATGGTGGGGACTCAACGAATATGCCCGTGAACGCGCGCGTATGCTGGCCGAGTTGGGTTACACCGCCCTGGCGGTGGACATGTACGGCCAAGGGCAAACCGCCGATCACCCCCGCGAAGCTGGTCAGTTCGCCATGGAGGTGAGAAAAAACCTGCCCCTGGCCAAGGAGCGCTTCAGCGCCGCTCTCGCCATGCTCCAGCAACATCCCAGCGTCGCTGCCGACCAGATCGCCGCCATCGGCTACTGCTTCGGCGGCTCGGTGGTTCTGGAAATGGCGCGTGCCGGCCTTGACATAAACGGGGTTGCCAGCTTCCACGGCAGTCTCGCTACGGACAACCCGGCACAGCCGGGCGCGGTCAATGCCCGGGTGCGGGTCTATAACGGCGAGGATGATCCCATGGTTACGGGGGAAGAAATTGCCGCCTTTAAAACTGAAATGGAGACTGCCGGTGTCGATTACCGCTTCGTCAACTACCCCGGCGCCATTCACAGCTTCACCAACCCGGCAGCCGATGAGGCCGGAAAACGCTTCGATCTGCCTTTGGCTTACCACGCTGAGGCCGATGCACGCTCCTGGCAGGATTTGCAGGAATTCTTCAACGAGATTTTTCGCTGA
- the arfB gene encoding alternative ribosome rescue aminoacyl-tRNA hydrolase ArfB translates to MLRISKQIAIPAHEIEMTAIPAQGAGGQNVNKVASAIHLRFDIRASSLPDPIKERLLALKDQRITQEGVIVLKAQQHRTQERNRDEALKRLQQIIQSVLVVPRKRKPTKPSKGAKEKRLQEKSRRGQVKNLRGKVTD, encoded by the coding sequence ATGCTACGCATTTCCAAACAAATCGCCATCCCCGCGCATGAAATCGAGATGACTGCGATTCCCGCCCAGGGTGCCGGCGGTCAAAACGTCAACAAGGTGGCAAGCGCTATTCACCTACGTTTCGACATCCGCGCCTCATCCCTGCCCGACCCCATCAAGGAGCGTCTGCTCGCCCTCAAGGATCAGCGCATCACCCAAGAGGGTGTCATCGTCCTTAAGGCCCAGCAACACCGTACCCAGGAGCGCAACCGCGATGAGGCCCTCAAGCGCCTGCAGCAAATCATCCAGAGTGTTCTGGTGGTGCCGCGCAAGCGCAAGCCGACCAAGCCCAGCAAAGGCGCCAAGGAAAAACGTCTGCAGGAAAAGTCCCGCCGCGGGCAGGTGAAAAATCTGCGCGGCAAAGTCACCGACTGA
- a CDS encoding vitamin B12-dependent ribonucleotide reductase, translating into MKKTKTSSSLPLTPNARTVLERRYLRRDPEGKILESPEDMFRRVAQTIASAETRFETGQDPAALEEKFYRMMTSLEFLPNSPTLMNAGRELGQLSACFVLPVDDSMESIFEAIKNTALIHKSGGGTGFSFSRIRPANDVVASTTGVSSGPLSFMKVFDAATETIKQGGTRRGANMGILRIDHPDIMDFIMCKRDQTVLTNFNISVGMTEAFMDAVERDAEYDLCNPRDGKPVKKLSARKVFEHIVELAWTNGEPGIIFLDRLNRDNPTPLVGEIESTNPCGEQPLLPYESCNLGSINLATMLDGDEIDWDKLGETVKLGTRFLDNVIEVNKYPLALIDEMTRANRKIGLGVMGWADMLILLDIPYNSPQAVQLGEKMMKFINDRAHEASMDLAAERGAFPNFKGSIYDRPGARPMRNATCTTIAPTGTISIIASSSSGIEPLFAVSYVRQVLDNDILVEVNPLFEKVAKERGFYSPELMKLIAEHGTIADIPEIPEDVRRVFVTSHDILPEDHIRMQAAFQKHTDNAVSKTVNFCNTATRDDVSTVYRLAYQSGCKGVTIYRDGSRDMQVLSMAKKEEKKEVVPMESHKSGRKRDRPRALRGSTYQMETGCGPLYVTINEDNQGLFELFTTMGKAGGCAASQCEAIGRLVSLAWRSGVQARQAVKQMIGITCHKPAGFGDNRITSCADAVAKAIQMHMLQDGETGISVNTAGGACPECGGPVEHEGGCSVCHACGYSECA; encoded by the coding sequence ATGAAAAAAACCAAAACATCCAGCTCCCTACCCCTGACGCCAAATGCCCGCACCGTGCTGGAGCGCCGCTATCTGCGCCGCGATCCGGAGGGCAAAATTCTGGAATCTCCCGAAGATATGTTTCGCCGTGTCGCTCAAACCATCGCTTCGGCGGAAACCCGGTTCGAAACCGGCCAGGATCCGGCAGCGTTGGAAGAAAAATTCTATCGCATGATGACCTCCCTTGAATTTTTGCCAAATTCACCGACTCTGATGAACGCCGGTCGCGAACTCGGGCAGCTTTCCGCCTGCTTTGTGTTGCCGGTAGACGATTCCATGGAGAGTATTTTCGAGGCGATCAAAAACACTGCGCTGATTCACAAAAGTGGCGGCGGCACGGGGTTTTCCTTTTCGCGCATCCGCCCGGCCAATGATGTCGTCGCATCCACCACCGGCGTGTCTTCCGGCCCTCTGTCCTTCATGAAGGTGTTTGACGCGGCCACCGAAACCATCAAACAAGGCGGCACCCGGCGCGGCGCCAACATGGGAATCCTGCGGATCGATCATCCCGACATCATGGATTTCATCATGTGCAAACGCGACCAGACGGTGCTTACCAACTTCAACATTTCCGTTGGTATGACCGAAGCCTTCATGGACGCCGTGGAAAGGGATGCCGAATACGATCTGTGCAACCCCCGCGACGGCAAACCGGTTAAAAAGCTTTCGGCGCGTAAAGTCTTCGAACACATCGTCGAACTTGCCTGGACCAATGGCGAACCGGGCATTATCTTTCTCGACCGTCTCAATCGCGATAATCCCACCCCTCTGGTGGGCGAAATTGAGAGCACCAATCCGTGCGGAGAGCAGCCGCTGCTGCCCTACGAATCGTGCAACCTCGGCTCCATCAACCTGGCGACCATGCTTGACGGCGACGAGATCGACTGGGACAAGCTGGGCGAGACGGTGAAACTTGGTACCCGTTTTCTCGACAACGTCATCGAGGTCAACAAGTATCCCCTGGCCCTCATCGACGAGATGACGCGCGCCAACCGCAAAATCGGCCTGGGTGTCATGGGCTGGGCGGATATGCTGATTTTGCTCGACATCCCCTACAACAGCCCGCAGGCGGTACAGCTCGGCGAGAAAATGATGAAATTCATCAACGATCGAGCCCACGAAGCCTCCATGGACCTGGCCGCAGAACGCGGGGCTTTTCCCAACTTCAAGGGCAGTATTTATGACCGTCCCGGCGCACGCCCCATGCGCAACGCCACCTGCACGACGATTGCGCCGACCGGCACCATCTCCATCATCGCCAGCTCCTCCAGCGGCATCGAACCCCTGTTCGCGGTGAGCTACGTGCGTCAGGTGCTGGACAACGACATCCTTGTCGAAGTCAATCCCCTTTTCGAAAAGGTCGCCAAGGAACGCGGCTTCTACTCCCCCGAACTGATGAAACTCATTGCCGAGCACGGTACCATTGCGGACATCCCCGAAATACCCGAGGATGTGCGGCGCGTGTTCGTCACCTCCCATGACATTTTGCCGGAAGATCACATCCGCATGCAGGCGGCCTTTCAGAAACACACCGATAACGCGGTCTCCAAGACCGTCAACTTCTGCAACACCGCCACCCGCGACGATGTGTCCACCGTCTATCGCCTGGCTTATCAGTCAGGATGCAAAGGCGTCACCATCTATCGCGACGGCTCGCGCGACATGCAGGTGCTCTCAATGGCGAAGAAGGAAGAAAAAAAAGAAGTCGTGCCCATGGAGAGCCATAAATCAGGGCGCAAACGCGACCGCCCTCGCGCCCTGCGCGGTTCCACCTATCAGATGGAGACCGGCTGTGGGCCTCTTTATGTCACGATCAATGAGGACAATCAGGGGTTGTTCGAGTTGTTCACCACCATGGGCAAGGCCGGCGGATGCGCGGCCAGCCAGTGTGAAGCTATCGGTCGCCTGGTATCCCTGGCCTGGCGCTCAGGGGTACAGGCGCGTCAAGCCGTCAAGCAGATGATCGGCATCACCTGTCACAAACCCGCCGGGTTTGGCGACAACCGCATTACCAGTTGCGCCGATGCGGTGGCCAAGGCGATTCAGATGCACATGCTGCAAGATGGCGAAACAGGCATCTCCGTCAACACCGCCGGGGGAGCTTGCCCGGAATGCGGCGGGCCCGTCGAGCACGAAGGCGGTTGCAGCGTCTGTCACGCCTGCGGCTATTCGGAGTGCGCCTGA
- a CDS encoding sigma-54-dependent transcriptional regulator, with protein sequence MAGEKILIVDDEQGMRRLLDRVLSREGYETIAVAGGDEALRELGTGGVDLALVDIQMPGMTGLELLERIKAFDPAFPTIMITAYGTVESAVKALRAGAYDYITKPFETDEIKLTVAKAFERERLLAENRYLHEELAQRYRFTGVISESARMQEVFDMASSVAASNANVLITGESGTGKELMARSIHSSSPRKDKPFVVLNCAALSEGVLESELFGHEKGAFTGALGTRKGRFELAHEGTLFIDEVGEMSLNAQVKLLRVIQEHEFERVGGTRTIRTDVRIVAATNKNLEDEVRAGRFREDLYYRLNVVNLHVPPLRERREDIESLARHFLMKFAAEMGKPISDLSPRAHSCLLAYDWPGNVRELQNAMERAVVMARGAVITPRDLPQGLQDQDEICLKVPERGGSLTELLEDLERQLIVQTLRREQGSQTRAAEVLGTKRTTLRYKMEKYGLLERGE encoded by the coding sequence ATGGCCGGAGAAAAAATACTGATTGTCGACGATGAGCAGGGCATGCGCCGCTTGCTCGATCGGGTTCTGAGTCGCGAAGGTTATGAAACAATCGCGGTCGCCGGCGGGGATGAGGCTTTGAGAGAGTTGGGGACCGGCGGGGTGGATCTGGCGCTGGTGGACATTCAGATGCCGGGAATGACCGGGCTGGAGTTGCTGGAGCGGATCAAAGCTTTTGACCCTGCCTTTCCAACCATCATGATTACCGCTTACGGCACCGTTGAAAGCGCCGTGAAGGCCTTGCGGGCCGGCGCCTATGACTATATCACCAAGCCCTTTGAAACCGACGAAATCAAGTTGACGGTGGCCAAAGCCTTCGAGCGCGAACGGCTCCTGGCCGAAAACCGTTATCTGCACGAAGAATTGGCTCAGCGTTACCGGTTTACTGGCGTCATCAGCGAGTCGGCGCGCATGCAGGAGGTCTTTGACATGGCCTCTTCGGTTGCGGCGAGCAACGCCAATGTGCTGATCACCGGTGAAAGCGGCACGGGCAAAGAGCTTATGGCGCGTTCCATTCATTCCAGTTCTCCGCGCAAGGATAAACCCTTTGTCGTGCTCAATTGCGCTGCGCTTTCCGAAGGAGTTCTGGAGAGCGAGCTTTTCGGACATGAAAAGGGTGCATTCACCGGGGCGCTCGGCACCCGCAAGGGGCGTTTTGAACTCGCCCATGAAGGCACCTTGTTCATCGACGAAGTCGGCGAAATGAGTCTCAATGCCCAGGTCAAATTGCTACGGGTCATTCAGGAGCATGAGTTCGAGCGGGTGGGCGGCACGCGGACCATTCGTACCGATGTGCGTATCGTGGCCGCAACCAACAAAAATCTTGAAGATGAGGTGCGTGCCGGCCGTTTCCGCGAAGACCTTTACTATCGTCTCAACGTGGTCAATCTTCATGTTCCGCCTCTGCGCGAGCGGCGTGAAGACATCGAGTCCCTGGCCCGCCATTTTCTGATGAAGTTTGCCGCCGAAATGGGCAAGCCCATCTCTGATCTTTCCCCGCGGGCGCATTCCTGTCTGCTTGCTTATGATTGGCCCGGCAATGTGCGCGAATTGCAGAATGCTATGGAGCGGGCCGTAGTCATGGCCCGTGGCGCGGTAATCACACCCCGGGATTTGCCTCAGGGTTTACAGGATCAGGATGAGATCTGCCTTAAAGTGCCGGAGCGCGGCGGTAGCCTGACAGAGCTTCTCGAAGATCTCGAGCGTCAACTCATTGTCCAGACCTTGCGCCGCGAGCAGGGTTCGCAGACTCGGGCGGCCGAGGTGCTGGGAACCAAACGCACCACTCTGCGGTATAAAATGGAGAAATACGGTCTTTTGGAGCGAGGTGAGTGA
- a CDS encoding NosD domain-containing protein yields MPNLALLLLLSSVLLLSACAPAVSPAGRAPTEIPTVEELDALPQLMGVLSTDLVVEGRVVLSDDLLVPAGVTLVLRPGTTVYVVPTHSTKIEPEWLSAATELLVRGTIRSEGSSADPVSFVPLPLSGGGDYVWSGLLLDGAVDSLIRHTRIEGAEQGVLCVNSSPQISDNHILGCRYGIVAQADSAPMILDNLIENGEAGVFCWRRSHPLIQGNRIFGHNEEGLFVDQSSRPRLHDNLIRGNGIGLALYPDGPLAAVDQARDNGENLRLLGVPGGRP; encoded by the coding sequence ATGCCCAACCTAGCCCTTTTGCTTTTGTTGAGTTCTGTCCTTCTTCTTAGCGCCTGTGCCCCGGCCGTTTCTCCCGCCGGACGTGCCCCGACCGAGATTCCCACTGTCGAGGAACTCGACGCTCTGCCCCAGTTGATGGGCGTTCTCAGCACGGATCTGGTCGTCGAAGGGCGCGTGGTGCTCTCTGACGATCTGCTTGTGCCTGCCGGTGTGACCCTGGTTCTGCGTCCCGGCACAACCGTCTACGTGGTTCCGACGCACAGCACCAAAATCGAACCGGAGTGGCTTTCGGCCGCTACCGAATTACTGGTGCGCGGCACCATCCGCAGCGAGGGCAGTTCAGCCGATCCGGTTTCCTTCGTGCCTCTGCCTCTTTCCGGGGGAGGCGATTATGTGTGGTCTGGGCTGCTGCTCGACGGCGCCGTCGACAGCCTCATCCGCCATACCCGCATCGAAGGGGCGGAGCAAGGGGTGCTGTGTGTCAATTCTTCGCCGCAAATAAGCGACAATCATATCCTCGGTTGCCGCTACGGCATTGTCGCCCAGGCGGATAGTGCGCCGATGATTCTCGACAACCTCATCGAAAACGGCGAGGCGGGGGTGTTCTGCTGGCGCCGCTCCCATCCTCTGATTCAGGGCAACAGGATTTTCGGTCACAATGAAGAGGGGTTGTTTGTGGATCAGAGCAGTCGGCCAAGGTTGCACGACAACCTTATTCGCGGCAACGGCATCGGCCTGGCCCTGTATCCCGATGGACCTTTGGCAGCCGTCGATCAGGCCCGGGACAACGGCGAAAATCTGCGTCTGCTGGGCGTGCCCGGAGGCCGGCCATGA
- a CDS encoding right-handed parallel beta-helix repeat-containing protein, whose protein sequence is MRWLLLLMLVFLPGSALAELVYRGMDTLWQDTVWEGEVLIDGVLTVAAGVTLEIRPGTQVRFTSMDSNNDGIGEHEIFIQGRLKAVGTATEPILFTSSDAHPRPGSWGAINMMLAEEEETLLEHCIIEYAYRGFHAHFSRARVSDSVFRHNMRGFQFQESTVAIERCHLEDNVNGLQFRDSTVLLKDTLVRGSFWGVRCVYSEVDLEGCRIENNLINGINLRDSTLRARGNLIAGNRRGLYLQRSQGEVQGNLVVDNSEHGIFLEDSEVLVRENRIVDNGRSGVRWLNAQGRLEGNHIEGNGLYAVSNEGDTPLPAPGNWWGTADAEVIALMIRDATRGTGMGLVSIDGPLEGVPALKLPDLFDISK, encoded by the coding sequence ATGAGATGGCTTCTGCTGTTAATGCTGGTTTTTCTGCCCGGATCCGCTCTTGCGGAACTGGTGTATCGCGGGATGGACACTCTGTGGCAGGACACTGTCTGGGAAGGCGAAGTCCTCATTGATGGCGTTCTGACCGTTGCAGCCGGCGTGACACTGGAAATCCGCCCCGGAACCCAGGTGCGTTTCACCTCCATGGATAGCAACAACGACGGCATCGGTGAACATGAAATTTTTATCCAGGGGCGCCTGAAGGCCGTTGGAACCGCTACTGAGCCCATTTTGTTCACTTCCAGTGATGCCCACCCGCGCCCCGGCAGTTGGGGCGCCATCAACATGATGCTTGCCGAAGAGGAAGAGACTCTGCTGGAGCATTGCATCATCGAATATGCCTACCGCGGATTTCACGCACATTTCTCCCGCGCCCGGGTCAGCGATTCAGTGTTTCGTCACAATATGCGTGGCTTTCAGTTTCAGGAATCGACGGTTGCCATCGAGCGCTGTCATCTGGAAGACAACGTCAATGGGTTGCAATTCCGCGATTCCACCGTGTTGCTCAAGGATACCCTGGTACGCGGTAGCTTCTGGGGCGTCCGTTGTGTCTACAGCGAGGTCGATCTGGAAGGGTGCCGCATTGAAAACAACCTGATCAACGGAATCAATCTGCGCGATTCCACCCTCAGGGCGAGGGGCAATTTGATCGCAGGCAATCGCCGCGGCCTTTATCTGCAGCGCTCACAAGGCGAGGTGCAGGGCAATCTGGTGGTGGACAATAGCGAACATGGCATCTTTCTTGAAGATTCTGAAGTGCTGGTGAGGGAGAACCGCATCGTTGACAATGGTCGTTCCGGGGTGCGCTGGCTCAATGCCCAGGGACGATTGGAAGGCAATCATATCGAGGGCAATGGCCTGTATGCTGTGAGCAATGAGGGCGATACGCCCCTGCCGGCACCGGGCAACTGGTGGGGCACTGCCGATGCCGAGGTGATCGCCCTCATGATACGTGACGCGACGCGCGGTACAGGAATGGGATTGGTGTCTATCGATGGGCCCCTGGAGGGCGTCCCCGCACTGAAGCTGCCTGATTTGTTCGACATATCCAAATAG